A single Venturia canescens isolate UGA chromosome 1, ASM1945775v1, whole genome shotgun sequence DNA region contains:
- the Aasdh gene encoding beta-alanine-activating enzyme — protein MESPDMKKQKLCKHTQSLCRSLNKICEWEESDNVAIKYCDVGEIYTNVTYAQLRSTCIAICHHLQNVKGSLFVGISSDIPMYCIPGLMLGIMSSGRAFVCLQTSTPEARRICHKLNISHIFSHQEVPGTQIVLDCVVLDQNILLTKNDEESEECFEFENADGKFAYATTTSGSTGEPKIVKVTHDAIVPNILDLKKILEISEKDTVAQITPLTFDPSIIEIFLPFSSGGSLFMASGDLKDDPETLLQMLLKYEVSVLQSTPSLLLQRWSNDELKKSLLGKDTNLRILLIGGEHFPSEKILPNIRSHDNRTRIFDIYGITEVSCWACIREVGINIDSPSLGSILSNTILEIRNDMGMRVEEGEGILYIGSDSRVCVIDDEDIEHLHKPVFRDSGDIAVINRNGDIKLKGRHGRRVKRYGKKIYLSNLESHVQQLSFVKNCYALFEEKNQSLHLYFTTFAKSANEAEQEKWQNEISSHTHALDDIYRPDEITMLNHFVLTTNGKICKNSLKKNLRKLDKVSKNNISKLNVAKTFENIWKRFLPVEEELGFLNAGGSSVIGLRIANLFEEKIGAKSPKLLSLLLRNENLKVCREYVVTSQLSDSSSHGQIFTSIETSIDDKDGDRTGQFFNEKNSKIVETSQSEIKHERFVTANEEKHFKGFEQQKENSDKRIPWQKCRGRNNFQNFDGSHNRGWIASTKIRLMNHYDLMKCVDASPTVFKYPGGQSYVTVGSHAGIICTAALSKDNSNIHWRVSLPNRIEASVLVIDNFKGIVGSYDGFLYCVDLKSGEIFWKFKTDDIVKCTAVLCPKNQTVFFGSYDRKAYCVSLGNGSQVWGAKVGNGSFCATPWVNDELNSVLFASLDGTCVSLKQRNGEINWLEKLDYPVFSAPVILKTGTAIFCDVSGNLHFMSAASGQRLRNIKINGNIFSALTVYEDPETKLQSILFGSENRKIYKMQLQPEQVEPIFDFTKDVGVPIASTPSTNGEIIVVAGNDGDLKILDFGSGDVLYNYKLGGNVFSSPIIYEDFIVVGCRDNFLYVILKYNEE, from the exons ATGG AGTCGCCGGATATGAAAAAGCAGAAGTTATGTAAACATACACAATCATTGTGCCGGTCcttgaataaaatttgtgaATGGGAAGAGTCTGATAATGTAGCAATAAAATATTGCGATGTTGGTGAAATCTATACAAATGTGACTTATGCTCAGCTACGCTCAACTTGCATTGCAATTTGTCATCATTTGCAAAATGTAAAAGGTTCCTTATTTGTGGGAATATCCAGCGATATCCCCATGTATTGTATTCCAGGATTGATGCTCGG AATAATGTCGAGTGGTAGAGCTTTTGTTTGTTTACAAACTTCAACCCCAGAAGCTAGACGCATCTGCCATAAATTGAATATCTCGCATATCTTCTCACACCAGGAAGTGCCTGGAACGCAAATTGTTCTAGATTGTGTGGTGCTCGATCAGAATATCTTACTTACCAAAAATGACGAGGAATCAGAAGaatgttttgaatttgaaaacgcTGATGGAAAATTTGCATATGCAACTACTACTTCTGGATCAACAGGAGAACCGAAAATTGTTAAAGTCACTCACGATGCAATAGTTCCAAATATTCTTGATCTGAAGAAGATTTTGGAAATTTCAGAAAAAGACACTGTTGCTCAGATTACGCCTCTCACTTTTGATCCGAGTATTATTGAGATATTCTTGCCTTTCTCCAGCGGAGGGAGTTTATTCATGGCTTCTGGTGATTTGAAAGACGATCCAGAAACATTACTACAAATGCTGTTGAAGTATGAAGTCTCTGTTCTTCAGAGCACTCCCTCGCTTCTGTTACAGAGATGGTCGAATGATGAGTTGAAAAAGAGTCTTCTTGGAAAAGATACGAATTTAAGAATACTCTTGATAGGAGGTGAACATTTTCCGAGTGAGAAGATTTTACCTAACATCCGCTCTCAtgacaatcgaacgagaattttcgatatttacgGTATAACAGAGGTTTCGTGTTGGGCGTGTATTCGCGAAgttggaataaatattgattCTCCATCATTGGGATCAATTTTAAGCAATACGATTCTTGAGATCAGAAATGACATGGGAATGCGAGTCGAGGAAGGTGAAGGCATTCTTTACATAG GAAGCGATTCTCGAGTTTGTGTTATTGACGACGAAGACATTGAACACTTGCATAAACCAGTATTTCGAGATTCAGGAGACATCGCTGTG ATTAACCGAAATGGCGACATAAAACTGAAAGGGCGACATGGTCGTCGCGTCAAaagatatggaaaaaaaatttacctaTCAAATCTGGAATCTCATGTGCAGCAATTAtcatttgtgaaaaattgttaTGCTTTATTCGAGGAGAAGAATCAATCTCTTCATCTCTATTTCACGACGTTTGCAAAATCAGCTAACGAGGCTGAACAAGAGAAATggcaaaatgaaatttcaagtcACACACATGCATTGGATGATATTTATCGACCAGACGAAATCACGATGCTGAATCATTTTGTGCTAACGactaatggaaaaatatgcaagaattctttgaaaaaaaatttaagaaaactGGACAAAGTTTCCAAGAATAATATCAGTAAATTGAACGTTGCGAAAACATTCGAGAATATTTGGAAACGTTTCTTACCGGTTGAAGAAGAATTAGGATTTTTAAATGCTGGTGGGTCTTCTGTAATCGGTCTACGCATCGCTAATTTGTTTGAAGAGAAAATTGGTGCAAAATCTCCAAAACTTTTAAGCCTTCTacttcgaaatgaaaatttgaaagtatgTCGCGAATATGTTGTTACGAGTCAATTATCTGATTCCTCGAGCCATGGACAGATTTTTACGAGCATTGAAACATCGATTGACGATAAAGACGGCGATAGAActggacaattttttaatgaaaaaaacagcaaaattGTCGAAACCAGCCAGAGCGAAATTAAACATGAACGATTCGTTACTGCAAATgaggaaaaacatttcaaaggATTCGaacaacaaaaagaaaattctgacAAACGTATACCGTGGCAAAAATGTCGAGGCCGGAacaatttccaaaattttgatgGATCCCATAACAGAGGTTGGATCGCATCCACAAAAATTCGTCTCATGAATCATTACGATTTGATGAAATGTGTTGATGCCTCTCCAAcagtttttaaatatcctgG agGTCAAAGTTATGTAACAGTTGGTTCACATGCCGGAATTATTTGTACAGCAGCATTAAGCAAAGACAATTCTAATATACATTGGAGAGTTTCGTTACCAAATAGAATCGAGGCTTCAGTACTAGTCATTGATAATTTCAAAGGGATCGTTG GTTCCTACGACGGTTTTCTTTATTGCGTTGATCTAAAGAGTGGTGAGATTTTTTGGAAGTTCAAAACAGATGATATTGTCAAATGCACTGCCGTACTTTGTCCGAAAAATCAAACGGTATTCTTTGGTTCTTACGATCGCAAAGCTTATTGCGTTTCTCTGGGG aatGGGTCTCAAGTCTGGGGTGCCAAAGTCGGCAATGGGAGTTTTTGTGCAACTCCGTGGGTCAACGATGAACTGAATTCCGTTCTTTTTGCATCTTTGGATGGTACTTGCGTATCTCTGAAACAAAGAAATGGTGAAATCAATTGGTTGGAAAAATTGGACTACCCAGTATTTTCAGCTCCAGTTATTTTGAAAACTGGAACCGCTATATTTTGTGATGTTTCTGGTAATTTACACTTTATGTCTGCAGCTTCTGGTCAAAGG TTGCggaacataaaaataaatggaaatatCTTTTCGGCCTTGACCGTTTACGAAGACCCTGAAACAAAACTTCAAAGTATTTTGTTTGGCagtgagaatcgaaaaatttacaaaatgcaACTACAGCCCGAACAGGTAGAGCCGATATTCGATTTTACTAAAGATGTCGGTGTACCAATAGCTTCAACACCATCGACCAATGGAGAAATCATAGTTGTCGCTGGCAACGATggtgatttgaaaattcttgacttCGGCAGTGGTGACGTATTGTATAATTATAAACTTGggggtaatgttttttcatcaccTATAATTTATGAAGATTTTATTGTTGTTGGCTGTCGTGATAATTTTTTGTacgttattttgaaatataatgaagaataa
- the LOC122414863 gene encoding pancreas transcription factor 1 subunit alpha isoform X2 encodes MYSMDNLGLDMMNRHYMYEAHSFLGNPAIPSVPPHCSLPATASLSPIVSQLPSHPSGSTGSCSGSEFYPYDENSRDNLSTCSSDQENHTRKRSCDGRRSVGGSSKRPRQAAQQRKNANLRERRRMQNINDAFEDLRAHLPTMPYEKRLSKVDTLKLAIGYIKILNDLLRADKGNDSITGNGTLSRCSSRVDSMKVIVYGSAGNQFISHSLSWSRKTDILPNGTIFAKVWTPEDPRTSKTATPYE; translated from the exons ATGTATTCGATGGACAATTTGGGTCTCGATATGATGAACCGTCATTACATGTACGAGGCGCACAGTTTTCTCGGTAACCCGGCAATTCCATCGGTACCACCGCATTGCTCATTGCCAGCGACGGCAAGTTTATCTCCGATTGTTTCTCAACTGCCTTCCCATCCATCTGGGAGTACCGGGAGCTGCAGTGGTAGTGAATTTTATCCGTACGATGAAAACAGCCGTGACAATCTCAGTACGTGCAGCAGCGATCAGGAAAATCATACGAGAAA ACGAAGTTGCGACGGGAGAAGGAGCGTCGGCGGTTCATCAAAACGTCCACGACAAGCCGCTCAGCAAAGAAAAAACGCAAATCTTCGTGAGCGGAGACGAATGCAGAACATAAATGATGCATTCGAGGATTTGAGGGCTCATTTACCTACGATGCCATACGAGAAAAGATTATCGAAGGTGGACACGTTAAAACTGGCGATAGGTTACATAAAGATACTCAACGATTTGTTGAGAGCCGACAAAGGCAACGATTCAATAACCGGAAATGGCACTCTCTCGAGATGTTCCAGTCGAGTGGATTCTATGAAAGTCATAGTTTATG GTAGTGCTGGCAATCAATTCATCTCGCACTCGTTGTCGTGGTCCCGGAAAACCGATATTTTGCCGAACGGTACGATATTCGCCAAAGTGTGGACCCCCGAGGATCCACGAACGTCGAAAACAGCGACGCCTTACGAATAG
- the LOC122414863 gene encoding pancreas transcription factor 1 subunit alpha isoform X1 produces MYSMDNLGLDMMNRHYMYEAHSFLGNPAIPSVPPHCSLPATASLSPIVSQLPSHPSGSTGSCSGSEFYPYDENSRDNLSTCSSDQENHTRKRSCDGRRSVGGSSKRPRQAAQQRKNANLRERRRMQNINDAFEDLRAHLPTMPYEKRLSKVDTLKLAIGYIKILNDLLRADKGNDSITGNGTLSRCSSRVDSMKVIVYVLAINSSRTRCRGPGKPIFCRTVRYSPKCGPPRIHERRKQRRLTNRNPRLVYVSRN; encoded by the exons ATGTATTCGATGGACAATTTGGGTCTCGATATGATGAACCGTCATTACATGTACGAGGCGCACAGTTTTCTCGGTAACCCGGCAATTCCATCGGTACCACCGCATTGCTCATTGCCAGCGACGGCAAGTTTATCTCCGATTGTTTCTCAACTGCCTTCCCATCCATCTGGGAGTACCGGGAGCTGCAGTGGTAGTGAATTTTATCCGTACGATGAAAACAGCCGTGACAATCTCAGTACGTGCAGCAGCGATCAGGAAAATCATACGAGAAA ACGAAGTTGCGACGGGAGAAGGAGCGTCGGCGGTTCATCAAAACGTCCACGACAAGCCGCTCAGCAAAGAAAAAACGCAAATCTTCGTGAGCGGAGACGAATGCAGAACATAAATGATGCATTCGAGGATTTGAGGGCTCATTTACCTACGATGCCATACGAGAAAAGATTATCGAAGGTGGACACGTTAAAACTGGCGATAGGTTACATAAAGATACTCAACGATTTGTTGAGAGCCGACAAAGGCAACGATTCAATAACCGGAAATGGCACTCTCTCGAGATGTTCCAGTCGAGTGGATTCTATGAAAGTCATAGTTTATG TGCTGGCAATCAATTCATCTCGCACTCGTTGTCGTGGTCCCGGAAAACCGATATTTTGCCGAACGGTACGATATTCGCCAAAGTGTGGACCCCCGAGGATCCACGAACGTCGAAAACAGCGACGCCTTACGAATAGAAATCCTCGGCTCGTATATGTATCAAGAAATTGA